Genomic window (Gaiellales bacterium):
CCCGCGACTGCCGCCGGCTGGCCGCTGCGACGCCCCTGGAGCTGCTCGCCGGCGGCGCCGGCCCCGCGGGCGAGCGGGCCAACATGGCCGAAACGTTCAAGCTCGGCCCCGGCGGCGCTGTGACACTCGTCGGATGACCGACACAGTCGCCGCGCGACGCTTCGTCACGCTCCATGCCCGCCTGATCGACCGCCGCCGCATGGACGGCGATCCGGCCCTGATCCGCTCCGCCCTGGCCGCCTACCGCAACCCCGACGGCGGTTTTGGGTACCTCGAGCCCGACCTGCCCGACCCCGGCAGCCAGCCGATCACGGCGCTGGCCGCCCTCGAGCTGCTGCACGAGATCGAGGCGGCGCCCGACGATCCGCTGATGGTCGGCCTGGCCGGCTGGCTCGAGATCGTCACCCGTCCCGACGGCGGCCTCGACTTCGTCCTCCCGTATGACGCCGACGCGATTCCGCACGCGCCGTGGATGCAGCCGCCCGCCGAGCGGACGTCGTCGCTGCACATGACCGCCGCGGTGACGGCCGCCGCCCACCGCGCCGGGATGGGCGCCGGCCCGGGCCGGACATGGCTCGACCGTGCCTCCGCGTTCGTCTGGAGGCGGCTCGACCACCTCGACCCACGGCCCGGCTACGAGTGGAAGTACGTGATCGACTTCATCGACGCCGTCGCCGACCGCGAGCGGGCCGAGCCCGTGCTCGACACGGTCGGAAGGACGCTCGCCGGCCGCGACTCGATCCCGGTCACCGGCGGCACCGAGGGCGAGGTCATCACCGCACTCACGGCGGCGCCGCGGCCCGATCATGTCGGCCGGCGCCTGTTCGATCCCGCGGCGATCGAGCGCCAGCTGGACGAGCTCGAGCGCGGCCAGCAGGCTGACGGCGGCTGGACGTTCGACTGGCTCCACTGGGATGACGCCGTCGCCTGGGCGTGGCGGGGCAAGCTCACGGTCGACGCCTTGTACACGCTGGCCGCGAACGGCCGGCTGGATCCAACGCCCGCCTGATAGGTTCCTGTTCGTGGTCCCCGAGAGTGGGTACGAGAAGGCGGAGAACGGGATCCTCCCCAAGGGCGAGGGCTGGTTCGTCGTCAACGCCCGCGAGGCCGCCTGGCGCGACAGCGACTTCGGCGCCTACACGCGCTTCGAGGGCGACGTCCATTTCCCCCAGATCGGGATCAACGTCAGCGTCCTCGCCCCAGGCCAGCCGTCCTGCATGTATCACGGGGAGGACGAGCAGGAGGACTTCCTCATCCTGTCCGGCGAATGCCTGCTCCTGGTCGAGGGCCAGGAGCGGCTCCTTCGGGCGTGGGACTTCGTCCACTGCCCGGCCTGGACGGAGCACGTGTTCGTCGGCGCCGGCGACGGCCCCTGCACGCTGCTCGCGATCGGCGGCCGCAGCGACGGCGACGTCATCTACCCGGAGGCCGAGGTGGCCCGCCGCCACGGCGCCGGCGTCGAGAAGACGACGAAGGAGCCGAAGGAGGCCTACGCAGGCTTCGGGCACGACGTCCCCACCGGATTCCGCAAGGAGTGGCTGCCGGGCTAGCCCGGCCGGGGCTCCCCGCTTCGCCGCGGTCAGCTAGCGCGGCTCGACCGGGAACGCGATCTTCACGAGCGCGTTCCAGCGGGCGATCTGGCCGTCCTCGACGTCGCACGTGATCGAGACGATGTCGACGTGGGAGATGCCGCGGATCGAGCGGCCGGCCGAGCTCACCGCCTCGCGCACCGCGGCGTCCGCGCCGTCGGCGGAGCTGCCGATGACCTCGATGACCTTCGTGACCGGCATGCCGGTCAGGCCCGCGAGGAGGGATTCGGCTCCTCGTGGGGCTCGGTGGCGCGGAAGAGGTCGCGGACGCCGGACTGGCGCGGCCGCTCGACCGTGACCTGGAGCGGCTGGTCGAGGCGGGCGGCGACGCCGGTGACCGACGAGTTCATGCGCGAGATCGAGCCCGAGACGTCGGCGACGTCC
Coding sequences:
- a CDS encoding cupin domain-containing protein; translated protein: MVPESGYEKAENGILPKGEGWFVVNAREAAWRDSDFGAYTRFEGDVHFPQIGINVSVLAPGQPSCMYHGEDEQEDFLILSGECLLLVEGQERLLRAWDFVHCPAWTEHVFVGAGDGPCTLLAIGGRSDGDVIYPEAEVARRHGAGVEKTTKEPKEAYAGFGHDVPTGFRKEWLPG
- a CDS encoding dodecin family protein yields the protein MPVTKVIEVIGSSADGADAAVREAVSSAGRSIRGISHVDIVSITCDVEDGQIARWNALVKIAFPVEPR